One Clostridiales bacterium DNA segment encodes these proteins:
- a CDS encoding helix-turn-helix domain-containing protein → MDEVSISREDRQKILGVLSEIKEYARELAECARPLFDGKRFLSDAELARRLRISRSTLSNYRIKGXFGYYSLGGKILYADXEIEEYLXENXHPPYR, encoded by the coding sequence ATGGATGAAGTAAGCATTTCAAGAGAAGACCGTCAGAAAATACTCGGTGTTCTATCGGAGATAAAGGAATATGCACGGGAATTGGCTGAATGTGCCAGACCACTCTTCGATGGCAAGAGATTTCTTTCAGATGCCGAACTTGCCCGAAGATTAAGAATCAGTCGCTCCACACTATCCAACTATCGTATCAAAGGCNTTTTCGGATATTATTCCCTCGGTGGTAAAATCCTATATGCNGACCNNGAGATTGAGGAATACCTCAANGAAAACTANCATCCCCCATACAGATGA